The DNA region GAAACACTACGGGCTGGCAAGTACGGTCGTCCCGGCGTTTGTCGACAAGCTGCTGAAAGGGCTGTAGCGCCAATCGCGTGAAAAGGCACCCGTCCAGCGGGTGCCTGCTTATTTATGAATGGAAGAATGCCAGCGTCTTCTCCAGCGATTTAGCCTGCTCGTCCAGCAAGAGCGCTGCGGCAGAGATCTGCTGAACCAGAGAGGCGTTCTGCTGGGTGGTGCTGTCCATCTGGTTAACGGCGGTGCTGACCTGGCTAATCCCCCGATTCTGCTCGTCCAGCGCCTGAACGATGTCGTTAATGACCAGATGCACGTGCGACACGGCTTCAATGACCTGTTTCATCATCACGCCGGTTTCATTGACCAGCGCAACGCCTTTGCTTACGCGGCCTGAGGACTCGGCAATTAGCTGAGAGATCTCTTTTGCCGCGTTAGCGCTTCGCTGGGCAAGATTGCGCACTTCCCCTGCAACGACCGCGAAGCCGCGCCCCTGTTCGCCAGCCCGCGCGGCTTCAACGGCCGCATTCAGCGCCAGAATATTGGTCTGGAAGGCGATGCCGTCGACGATGCTATTAATCTCACCGATCTTGCGTGCGCTCTCGTCAATCTCCCCGATCACCACGATCACGTCGTTCACCAGCGTTTCGCCATGTCCGGCAAGGCTCGCGGCGCGATCGGTCAGCGTGGTCGCCTTGTGGGCGTTATCGGCATTGTTCTTCACCGTGACCGAAATCTCTTCCATGCTGGCTGCCGTTTCAACAATCGCCGCCGCCTGTTCTTCGGTACGCGAGGCGAGGTCAAGGTTACCCGCCGAAATTTCGCTGGTGCCGCCGTGCACGGAATGGCTGGCTTCGCTGATGTTGCCGACGATGCGCTTGAGCTGCGTCTGCATGGTGTGCAGGGCATAAAAAATGCTGCGGGTATCCCCGGAACGCACCGGGATAGTGTTGTTCAACTCTCCCCGCGCAACGGCCAGGGCGATACCGGCGGCTTCAGAAGGTTCACCCCCGACGGGGCGGTCAACTTTGCGGGTAAAGATCTGCGCCATCACCAGGCTAACCGCCACGATGCTTAACGCCATCAGGACGACGGCTTTCAGTAAAAATGCGCGCGCTTCGGCCATGACTTCGCTGACCGGCGTGACAATGGCGAGTTTCCACGGCGTCTGGCTATTCCCGACGGCGATATCCTGCCAGGTGATAAACGCCTCTTCCTTCAGGAGCGGATCGTCGACCCGAGTGACCTCATGACCGGTAATCTGACCGGCGTAAGGCCTGCCTGCGGCGCGCTTGTCCGGACTGGACACCACGCTATTGCCCGCCGAGAGGAGCAGAGCGTAGCCCGTGCCGTTCCACGGTTTAATCGCGCCGATCGTCGCTTGCAGCGTGGCGAGCGAGAAGTCAGAGGTGACCGAGCCCAGAAACTGACCGTCCCGCATGATGGGGGCGGCAATAGAGGTAAGCATCACGTCCACGCCGTTGTAGGGATAAATATAGGGCTCGATGATCACCTCTTTTTGCCGCTTTTTCGGCAGCAGATAGTAATCGCCGCTGCCGGGCGTTTCGAGGTCCGTCAGCAGGTGCAGGGCGGGTTTACCAGAGGCATCGCGGTCGACATAGCGGGCATAGCGTCCGGCAGGATCTTCACCGCTCTGACCGGCAAAGGCGGCATCTTTATCGTCAAACGCGTTGGGCTCAAAGGCCATCGACATAGATAGAAACTGAGGATGCGCCGACAGATAGTGGATGAGCAGCTGGTTCAGGCTCTGGCGATCGGCCACGCCCGCCTCGCGCAGCGCCAGGGCGCTATTGCCCATATCCCGGGCGGCGGTCAGGGCAGAGTCCAGCTGTTTGCTAACCTGCAACGATTGCATCTCGGCGATCTGGCGGATATGTTTTTTGGCCAGCACCTCCTGCTGCGCCATCCACTGCCACATCATAAACCCGATCGTTGCCGTAAAGCCCACCGTCACGGTGAGGAAAATGGACAATAGCATCAACGTCTTGACTCTTATTTTTGCTCTTCGGACCATGGCGTCTCTCATTCTCTTCTCCCGTAATATTGTGCCTGTCGGGCAGGCACCTATTCCTTATCGGATATTTTTTTCGCTTTCTGTAGATCGCCAGGTCTATTTAATTTAAATCCGGAACATATAAATCCTGTTAATTAGTGTGGATGTTTTTATTTTGTGCATTCAATCAAAATAGTGCTCGATAATACTCGTTATCGTCGTGTAGAAAGAGGATGCTAATAAATATAAAGTGGTAGAGGAGGATGGGATATGTACGGATTTATTGCGCGACAACCCATTTTTAACCCTGAGATGAAGACGGTGGCCTATGAGCTGCTCTTTCGCGATGGGATGACAAACCGATTTCCGGATGTGTCGGCGGAATACGCCACGTCCAGAATGATATCCGATCAGTTTTTATGCGTGCCGTCCCAGCGCATCGCCGGGACGCATACGTCGTTTATTAATTTCCCGTCGCGAATGGTCATTGACCGCAGTGGTGAAGCGCTGGACAAAGAGAGCGTGGTGATTGAGATCCTTGAAGACGCGGTGCCAGGGGCGGAACTGCTGCAGGCCGTCAGGGAGATGAATG from Enterobacter chengduensis includes:
- a CDS encoding methyl-accepting chemotaxis protein; translation: MRDAMVRRAKIRVKTLMLLSIFLTVTVGFTATIGFMMWQWMAQQEVLAKKHIRQIAEMQSLQVSKQLDSALTAARDMGNSALALREAGVADRQSLNQLLIHYLSAHPQFLSMSMAFEPNAFDDKDAAFAGQSGEDPAGRYARYVDRDASGKPALHLLTDLETPGSGDYYLLPKKRQKEVIIEPYIYPYNGVDVMLTSIAAPIMRDGQFLGSVTSDFSLATLQATIGAIKPWNGTGYALLLSAGNSVVSSPDKRAAGRPYAGQITGHEVTRVDDPLLKEEAFITWQDIAVGNSQTPWKLAIVTPVSEVMAEARAFLLKAVVLMALSIVAVSLVMAQIFTRKVDRPVGGEPSEAAGIALAVARGELNNTIPVRSGDTRSIFYALHTMQTQLKRIVGNISEASHSVHGGTSEISAGNLDLASRTEEQAAAIVETAASMEEISVTVKNNADNAHKATTLTDRAASLAGHGETLVNDVIVVIGEIDESARKIGEINSIVDGIAFQTNILALNAAVEAARAGEQGRGFAVVAGEVRNLAQRSANAAKEISQLIAESSGRVSKGVALVNETGVMMKQVIEAVSHVHLVINDIVQALDEQNRGISQVSTAVNQMDSTTQQNASLVQQISAAALLLDEQAKSLEKTLAFFHS